The Pecten maximus chromosome 12, xPecMax1.1, whole genome shotgun sequence genome includes a region encoding these proteins:
- the LOC117339293 gene encoding tetraspanin-33-like — MACCSQEDTFVSALVKYLLFFFNFGCWLFGGVLIGIGVWAFIEKNRFYHKEVQTVYDIIFDLSVIFFIIGFIIFILGYAGCIGALRENICLLKFYYITMIIIFLLLVVGAVLAFVFRDKVKQILVDVLQQNLITRYQDDPDGQSTIDWIQEKLYCCGVNGYQDWNSNQYFNCTEDNPSPLRCSVPYSCCRDPDVLTPGVPNILCGKDVLEESGDISIIYTIGCVDAGIRLAEKELPVMGGIVIGLAVPQLFGICLSRLLEGQVMDQRARWAQAHHGHHQ, encoded by the exons ATGGCTTGCTGCAGCCAAGAAGACACATTTGTTAGCGCACTTGTGAAATATCTGCTGTTCTTCTTCAACTTTGGATGCTGG TTGTTTGGTGGTGTGCTGATTGGAATTGGTGTTTGGGCCTTCATCGAGAAAAATCGTTTTTATCACAAAGAGGTGCAGACAGTGTATGACATCATATTTGACCTTTCTGTCATCTTCTTTATCATCGGGTTCATCATTTTCATCCTGGGATATGCTGGTTGTATTGGAGCTCTTAGAGAAAATATTTGTCTTCTCAAATTT TATTACATAACGATGATCATCATATTCCTACTGCTGGTTGTGGGAGCTGTATTAGCATTTGTGTTCAGAGACAAAGTTAAACAAATTCTGGTTGATGTCCTCCAACAAAATCTTATAACGCGTTACCAAGATGACCCAGATGGACAGAGCACCATCGACTGGATACAGGAAAAG TTATACTGCTGTGGTGTGAATGGTTACCAGGACTGGAATAGTAACCAATACTTCAACTGTACTGAGGACAATCCCAGCCCTCTACGCTGCAGTGTGCCCTACTCCTGTTGTAGAGACCCTGATGTGCTCACG CCTGGTGTGCCTAATATACTGTGTGGAAAAGATGTGTTAGAAGAG TCTGGAGACATCTCTATCATCTACACCATTGGATGTGTGGATGCGGGAATACGTCTGGCCGAGAAAGAACTCCCAGTCATGGGGGGTATCGTCATTGGACTGGCAGTTCCTCAG TTATTTGGGATTTGCCTTTCACGGCTACTTGAGGGTCAGGTGATGGACCAGAGAGCCAGATGGGCACAGGCACACCATGGACATCATCAGTAG